Proteins from a single region of Streptomyces spinoverrucosus:
- a CDS encoding FhaA domain-containing protein — protein sequence MGVLKKFEQRLEGLVNGTFAKVFKSEVQPVEIAGALQRECDNNATIWNRDRTVVPNDFIVELSAPDFERLSPYSGQLGDELAGMVRDYAKQQRYTFMGPIKVHLEKADDLDTGLYRVRSRTLASSSSQQAPAPAGGGARPAAGGYGYPPPGAPAQPAGAPPMPSAPPPGARPGGYGYPQPAQPAAQRPGAAPGAAPGSRTRYWIEINGTRHQISRPTLVLGRSTDADVRIDDPGVSRRHCEIRTGTPSTIQDLGSTNGIVVDGQHTTRATLRDGSRIVVGSTTVIYRQAEG from the coding sequence ATGGGAGTCCTGAAGAAGTTCGAGCAACGTCTCGAAGGTCTGGTCAACGGCACCTTCGCCAAGGTGTTCAAGTCCGAGGTCCAGCCGGTGGAGATCGCCGGCGCGCTCCAGCGCGAGTGCGACAACAACGCCACCATCTGGAACCGGGACCGGACCGTCGTCCCCAACGACTTCATCGTGGAGCTGAGCGCCCCGGACTTCGAGCGCCTCAGCCCCTACTCCGGCCAGCTCGGCGACGAGCTCGCCGGCATGGTCCGCGACTACGCCAAGCAGCAGCGCTACACGTTCATGGGCCCGATCAAGGTCCACCTGGAGAAGGCGGACGACCTGGACACCGGTCTGTACCGGGTGCGCAGCCGTACGCTCGCCTCCTCCAGCAGCCAGCAGGCCCCCGCCCCCGCGGGCGGCGGTGCCCGCCCCGCGGCCGGTGGCTACGGCTACCCGCCGCCGGGCGCCCCCGCGCAGCCCGCCGGCGCTCCCCCCATGCCCTCGGCGCCCCCGCCCGGCGCCCGCCCCGGCGGGTACGGCTATCCGCAGCCGGCCCAGCCCGCCGCCCAGCGTCCCGGCGCCGCGCCCGGCGCCGCCCCTGGCTCCCGTACCAGGTACTGGATCGAGATCAACGGCACCCGCCACCAGATCTCCCGCCCGACGCTGGTGCTGGGCCGCAGCACCGACGCCGACGTGCGGATCGACGACCCCGGCGTATCGCGCCGGCACTGTGAGATCCGGACCGGAACGCCCTCGACGATCCAGGATCTCGGGTCCACCAACGGCATCGTGGTGGACGGGCAGCACACCACCCGCGCTACGCTCCGCGACGGCTCGCGGATCGTCGTGGGCAGCACCACCGTTATCTATAGGCAAGCCGAAGGGTGA
- a CDS encoding FHA domain-containing protein FhaB/FipA codes for MSELTLTVMRLGFLAVLWLFVIVAVQVIRSDLFGTRVTQRGSRRDAGRAQQAQRQAPPQQRQQPAGGRARRNAPTKLVVTEGTLTGTTVALQSQTITLGRAHDSTIVLDDDYASSRHARIYPDRDGQWIVEDLGSTNGTYLDRTRLTTPTPIALGAPIRIGKTVIELRK; via the coding sequence ATGTCAGAGCTGACCCTCACGGTCATGCGGCTGGGTTTCCTGGCCGTACTGTGGCTGTTCGTGATCGTGGCCGTGCAGGTCATCCGCAGCGATCTGTTCGGTACACGCGTCACTCAGCGCGGGTCCCGACGGGACGCGGGCCGGGCCCAGCAGGCCCAGCGCCAGGCGCCCCCGCAGCAGCGCCAGCAGCCGGCCGGCGGCCGGGCGCGCCGCAACGCCCCCACCAAACTCGTGGTGACCGAGGGCACACTCACCGGCACCACCGTCGCGCTGCAGTCCCAGACCATCACCCTGGGCCGGGCGCACGACAGCACGATCGTGCTGGACGACGACTACGCCTCCAGCCGGCATGCCAGGATCTACCCGGACCGGGACGGCCAGTGGATCGTCGAGGACCTCGGGTCCACGAACGGCACCTATCTCGACCGGACCCGCCTCACGACCCCCACGCCGATTGCGCTGGGTGCACCGATCCGCATCGGCAAGACCGTCATCGAGCTGCGGAAGTAG
- a CDS encoding Stp1/IreP family PP2C-type Ser/Thr phosphatase, with translation MSLSLRFAAGSHKGMIREGNEDSGYAGPRLLAIADGMGGAAAGEVASSEAISTIVQLDDDIPGSDVLTSLGAAVQRANDQLRQMVEEDPSLEGMGTTLTALLWTGQRLGLVHVGDSRAYLLRDGVLTQITQDHTWVQRLVDEGRITEEEATTHPQRSLLMRALGSGDHVEPDLSIREVRAGDRYLICSDGLSGVVSHQTMEETLASYQGPQETVQQLIELALRGGGPDNITVIVADVLDLDTGDTLAGQLSDTPVVVGAVAENQNHLHDNGIMQTPAGRAAHLGRQRPGQGGGGGEFGPPGSGDTTGYIPTDGFGDYGDEDFVKPRPRRRWLKRSIYGVLALAVIGGGLYGGYRWTQSQYYVGTNGEHVALYRGISQDLAWVSLSEVEKDHPEIELKYLPPYQQKLVKATIAEGGLKNAQAKIDELAVQASACQKQAERRAAESENNAQTGQGEAGGTTGTTRTSLTSKATPTPSATGSPSPTQSATAPTPSPGPSLSEEEQKVVSLCGKQ, from the coding sequence ATGAGTCTGTCACTGCGCTTCGCCGCCGGTTCGCACAAAGGCATGATCCGCGAGGGCAACGAGGACTCCGGATACGCCGGTCCACGCCTGCTCGCGATCGCCGACGGCATGGGCGGCGCCGCGGCCGGCGAGGTCGCCTCCTCCGAGGCGATCTCCACCATCGTCCAGCTCGACGACGACATCCCCGGCTCCGACGTCCTGACCTCGCTCGGCGCGGCCGTCCAGCGCGCCAACGACCAGCTGCGCCAGATGGTCGAGGAGGACCCGTCGCTGGAGGGCATGGGCACCACCCTCACCGCCCTGCTGTGGACCGGCCAGCGGCTCGGCCTGGTCCACGTCGGCGACTCGCGCGCGTATCTGCTGCGTGACGGTGTCCTCACGCAGATCACCCAGGACCACACGTGGGTGCAGCGCCTGGTCGACGAGGGCCGGATCACCGAGGAAGAGGCCACCACTCACCCGCAGCGCTCCCTGCTGATGCGCGCCCTCGGCAGCGGCGACCACGTCGAGCCCGACCTGTCGATCCGCGAGGTGCGGGCCGGCGACCGCTACCTGATCTGCTCCGACGGTCTGTCCGGAGTCGTCTCCCACCAGACGATGGAGGAGACCCTCGCCAGCTACCAGGGCCCGCAGGAGACCGTGCAGCAGCTGATCGAGCTGGCGCTGCGCGGCGGCGGCCCGGACAACATCACCGTCATCGTCGCCGACGTCCTCGACCTCGACACCGGCGACACTCTCGCCGGGCAGCTGTCCGACACCCCGGTCGTGGTGGGCGCGGTCGCCGAGAACCAGAACCACCTGCACGACAACGGCATCATGCAGACCCCGGCCGGCCGTGCCGCGCACCTGGGCCGCCAGCGGCCCGGACAGGGCGGCGGGGGCGGCGAGTTCGGCCCACCCGGCTCCGGCGACACCACCGGATACATCCCCACCGACGGCTTCGGCGACTACGGCGACGAGGACTTCGTCAAGCCGCGGCCCCGGCGCCGCTGGCTGAAGAGATCCATCTACGGCGTCCTCGCGCTGGCCGTCATCGGCGGCGGCCTCTACGGCGGCTACCGCTGGACGCAGAGCCAGTACTACGTCGGCACCAACGGCGAACACGTCGCGCTGTACCGGGGCATCAGCCAGGACCTGGCCTGGGTCTCGTTGTCGGAGGTCGAGAAGGACCACCCCGAGATCGAACTCAAGTACCTGCCGCCGTACCAGCAGAAGCTGGTCAAGGCGACGATCGCCGAGGGCGGGCTGAAGAACGCCCAGGCGAAGATCGACGAGCTGGCCGTGCAGGCCTCCGCGTGCCAGAAACAGGCGGAGCGGCGTGCCGCCGAGAGCGAGAACAACGCGCAGACCGGCCAGGGCGAGGCCGGGGGTACCACGGGAACCACCCGCACCTCCCTCACGTCCAAGGCCACGCCGACCCCGTCGGCCACCGGATCCCCGTCCCCGACCCAGTCCGCGACCGCGCCCACTCCCAGCCCCGGCCCCAGCCTCTCGGAGGAAGAGCAGAAGGTCGTCTCGCTGTGCGGTAAGCAGTAG
- a CDS encoding FtsW/RodA/SpoVE family cell cycle protein — protein sequence MSSTTNPSTQHTSTIGSIGTPSRRNTELGLLVFAVVIPVFAYANVGLAINDEVPAGLLSYGLGLGLLAGVGHLVVRKFAPYADPLLLPLATLLNGLGLVAIWRLDQSELLQDIGQAGTAAPRQLLYTAMGIALFIVVLIFLKDHRALQRYTYISMVGALFLLLLPLVPGLGQNIYGAKIWISVAGFSIQPGEFAKIVLAVFFAGYLMVKRDALALASRRFMGLYLPRGRDLGPILVVWAMSILILVFETDLGTSLLFFGMFVIMLYVATERTSWIVFGLLMSAVGAVGVASFEPHIQQRVDAWLDPMREYTLSRQGVGGHSEQAMQALWAFGSGGTLGTGWGQGHSELIRFAANSDFILATFGEELGLAGVMALLLLYALIAERGVRTALAARDPFGKLLAIGLSGAFSLQVFVVAGGVMGLIPLTGMTMPFLAYGGSSVIANWALIGILLRISDTARRPAPSPAPNPDAEMTQVVRPS from the coding sequence ATGAGCAGTACTACCAACCCGTCGACGCAGCACACGTCCACGATCGGCTCGATCGGCACGCCGAGCCGGCGCAACACCGAGCTCGGGCTTCTGGTGTTCGCCGTCGTCATCCCGGTCTTCGCCTACGCCAACGTCGGCCTCGCCATCAACGACGAGGTGCCGGCCGGCCTGCTGAGCTACGGGCTCGGCCTGGGCCTGCTGGCCGGCGTCGGCCATCTCGTCGTCCGCAAGTTCGCGCCGTACGCCGATCCGCTGCTGCTGCCGCTGGCCACCCTGCTCAACGGCCTCGGCCTGGTCGCCATCTGGCGGCTGGACCAGTCCGAGCTGCTGCAGGACATCGGCCAGGCCGGCACCGCCGCCCCGCGCCAGCTGCTGTACACGGCGATGGGTATCGCGCTGTTCATCGTGGTGCTGATCTTCCTCAAGGACCACCGCGCCCTGCAGCGCTACACGTACATCTCGATGGTCGGCGCGCTGTTCCTGCTGCTGCTGCCACTGGTGCCGGGCCTCGGCCAGAACATCTACGGCGCCAAGATCTGGATCTCGGTCGCCGGATTCTCCATCCAGCCCGGTGAGTTCGCGAAGATCGTGCTGGCGGTCTTCTTCGCCGGCTACCTGATGGTCAAGCGGGACGCGCTCGCGCTCGCCAGCCGCCGCTTCATGGGCCTGTACCTGCCGCGCGGCCGCGACCTCGGCCCGATCCTCGTGGTCTGGGCGATGTCGATCCTGATCCTGGTCTTCGAGACCGACCTCGGCACCTCGCTGCTGTTCTTCGGAATGTTCGTCATCATGCTGTACGTCGCCACCGAGCGGACCAGCTGGATCGTCTTCGGTCTGCTGATGTCCGCGGTCGGCGCCGTCGGCGTGGCCTCCTTCGAACCGCACATCCAGCAGCGCGTCGACGCCTGGCTCGACCCGATGCGCGAGTACACGCTCTCCCGCCAGGGCGTCGGCGGTCACTCCGAGCAGGCCATGCAGGCACTGTGGGCGTTCGGCTCCGGCGGCACCCTGGGCACCGGCTGGGGCCAGGGCCACTCCGAGCTCATCCGGTTCGCCGCCAACTCCGACTTCATCCTCGCCACCTTCGGCGAGGAGCTGGGCCTGGCCGGTGTGATGGCGCTGCTGCTGCTGTACGCGCTGATCGCGGAGCGCGGCGTGCGTACCGCCCTCGCCGCCCGCGACCCGTTCGGCAAGCTGCTCGCCATCGGCCTGTCCGGCGCCTTCTCCCTGCAGGTGTTCGTCGTGGCCGGCGGTGTGATGGGGCTCATCCCGCTCACCGGTATGACGATGCCGTTCCTGGCCTACGGCGGTTCCTCCGTGATCGCCAACTGGGCGCTGATCGGCATCCTGCTGAGAATCAGCGACACCGCGCGCCGCCCGGCGCCGTCCCCCGCCCCCAACCCCGACGCCGAGATGACCCAGGTGGTCCGCCCGTCATGA
- a CDS encoding peptidoglycan D,D-transpeptidase FtsI family protein: MNKPLRRIAIFCGLLVLTLLIRDNWLQYVRADELASDTDNRRVAIERYATPRGDIIVDGKAITGSKQASSGDFEYVRTYKDGPMWAPVTGYASQAFGTNQLENLEDGILTGNDDRLFFRNTLDMLTGKKKAGGNVVTTLNAAAQKAAYEGLAKRGKGAVVALDPETGAILAMASYPSYDPSTIAGYSDDDQKAWNKLQKKGNANDPMLNRALRETYPPGSTFKVVTAAAALEHGLYTDADSPTKTPLPWTMPGTTTVLKNEGNIPCKNATLRVALQWSCNTVFGKVGSDLGNDKMLETAKEFGFTEEQFTPVRANASVFSEDMAPSEVALSSIGQFNTAATPLQMAMVASAVANDGTLMKPYMVDKLQASTVTTIEQTEPEELSKPLSPDNAQVLQSMMETVVDKGTGSNAKIDGVTVGGKTGTAQHGVDNSEKPYAWFISYAKLDDGSSPVAVAVVVEDEAADRGDISGGGLAAPIAKSVMEAVIKSKQ, translated from the coding sequence ATGAACAAGCCCCTGCGCCGGATCGCGATCTTCTGCGGACTGCTCGTTTTGACGCTGCTGATCCGCGACAACTGGCTCCAGTACGTCCGGGCGGACGAGCTGGCCTCCGACACCGACAACCGCCGCGTGGCCATCGAGCGGTACGCCACCCCGCGCGGCGACATCATCGTCGACGGCAAGGCCATCACCGGCTCCAAGCAGGCCTCCAGCGGCGACTTCGAGTACGTCCGCACCTACAAGGACGGCCCCATGTGGGCGCCGGTCACCGGCTACGCCTCCCAGGCCTTCGGCACCAACCAGCTGGAGAACCTGGAGGACGGCATCCTCACCGGCAACGACGACCGGCTGTTCTTCCGCAACACCCTCGACATGCTCACGGGCAAGAAGAAGGCGGGCGGCAACGTCGTCACCACCCTCAACGCGGCCGCGCAGAAGGCCGCGTACGAGGGTCTGGCCAAGCGCGGCAAGGGCGCGGTGGTGGCCCTCGACCCGGAGACCGGCGCGATCCTGGCGATGGCCTCCTACCCGTCGTACGACCCCTCGACGATCGCCGGGTACTCCGACGACGACCAGAAGGCCTGGAACAAGCTCCAGAAGAAGGGCAACGCGAACGACCCGATGCTCAACCGGGCGCTGCGCGAGACCTACCCGCCGGGCTCGACGTTCAAGGTGGTCACCGCGGCGGCGGCCCTGGAGCACGGGCTGTACACGGACGCGGACTCGCCCACCAAGACGCCGCTGCCGTGGACCATGCCGGGCACCACGACCGTGCTGAAGAACGAGGGGAACATCCCCTGCAAGAACGCGACCCTCAGGGTCGCCCTGCAGTGGTCCTGCAACACCGTCTTCGGCAAGGTCGGCTCCGACCTCGGCAACGACAAGATGCTGGAGACGGCGAAGGAGTTCGGCTTCACCGAGGAGCAGTTCACGCCGGTCCGCGCCAACGCGTCGGTGTTCTCCGAGGACATGGCTCCCTCAGAGGTGGCGCTGTCCTCCATCGGCCAGTTCAACACCGCCGCGACCCCGCTGCAGATGGCCATGGTCGCCTCCGCCGTCGCCAACGACGGCACGCTGATGAAGCCGTACATGGTCGACAAGCTCCAGGCGTCCACCGTCACCACCATCGAGCAGACCGAGCCCGAAGAGCTCAGCAAGCCGCTGTCCCCGGACAACGCCCAGGTCCTGCAGTCGATGATGGAGACGGTCGTCGACAAGGGCACGGGAAGCAACGCGAAGATCGACGGCGTCACCGTGGGCGGCAAGACCGGTACCGCCCAGCACGGCGTCGACAACAGCGAGAAGCCGTACGCCTGGTTCATCTCGTACGCCAAGCTCGACGACGGCAGCTCGCCGGTCGCCGTGGCCGTGGTGGTCGAGGACGAGGCGGCGGACCGTGGCGACATCTCCGGCGGCGGCCTCGCGGCCCCCATCGCGAAGAGCGTCATGGAGGCGGTCATCAAGAGCAAGCAGTGA
- the pknB gene encoding Stk1 family PASTA domain-containing Ser/Thr kinase, protein MEEPRRLGGRYELGQVLGRGGMAEVYLAHDTRLGRTVAVKTLRADLARDPSFQARFRREAQSAASLNHPAIVAVYDTGEDYIDGVSIPYIVMEYVDGSTLRELLHSGRKLLPERAMEMTIGILQGLEYAHRNGIVHRDIKPANVMLTRNGQVKVMDFGIARAMGDSGMTMTQTAAVIGTAQYLSPEQAKGEQVDARSDLYSTGCLLYELLTVRPPFVGDSPVAVAYQHVREEAQPPSVFDPEITPEMDAIVLKALVKDPNYRYQSADEMRADIEACLDGQPVAATAAMASVGYGGYPDDQPTTALRSDGHAGATTLLPPANPDDSGFGYDDRPDRRRQKKSNTSTILLVVAAVLVLVGAILIGRFAFSGNGGVGNDTVPVPNLVGQTEADARKLLANSELEVGTVTQKPCEEEKKGNVCSQDPQPKTEVDKNTTVNLVVSTGAPKVAVPNVIDKNVDTATQQLEDKGFKVETETTESSSQETGTVLSQDPDPGTELEKGSTVTLEVAKAEEKATVPSVVGLSCADAQKRMQDNNLTGICDETPVTDPNQADKVIETTPAPGSQVDRDSTVTMKVGKLQQKTQVPEARNQTVAQAKQTLQAQGFTNIQFANGSDQSDTALVINQDPAPGTEVDDPAATPITLTTVNLGGNNGGNGNGGFIGGGDGD, encoded by the coding sequence ATGGAAGAGCCGCGTCGCCTCGGCGGCCGGTACGAGCTGGGTCAGGTGCTCGGCCGTGGTGGCATGGCGGAGGTCTACCTCGCGCATGACACCCGCCTCGGCCGCACCGTGGCGGTGAAGACGCTGCGCGCGGACCTCGCGCGTGACCCGTCGTTCCAGGCCCGCTTCCGCCGGGAGGCCCAGTCGGCCGCCTCGCTCAACCACCCCGCGATCGTGGCGGTCTACGACACGGGCGAGGACTACATCGACGGGGTCTCGATCCCGTACATCGTCATGGAGTACGTCGACGGCTCCACACTCCGTGAGCTGCTGCACTCCGGCCGCAAACTGCTGCCGGAGCGCGCCATGGAGATGACCATCGGCATCCTCCAGGGCCTGGAGTACGCCCACCGCAACGGCATCGTCCACCGCGACATCAAGCCGGCGAACGTCATGCTGACGCGCAACGGCCAGGTCAAGGTCATGGACTTCGGCATCGCCCGCGCCATGGGCGACTCCGGAATGACGATGACGCAGACGGCCGCCGTGATCGGCACCGCCCAGTACCTCTCCCCGGAGCAGGCCAAGGGCGAGCAGGTCGACGCGCGCAGCGACCTCTACTCCACCGGCTGCCTGCTGTACGAACTGCTGACGGTCCGCCCGCCCTTCGTGGGCGACTCTCCCGTCGCGGTCGCCTACCAGCACGTACGGGAAGAGGCGCAGCCTCCGTCGGTCTTCGACCCCGAGATCACGCCGGAGATGGACGCGATCGTCCTCAAGGCACTGGTCAAGGACCCGAACTACCGCTACCAGTCGGCCGACGAGATGCGCGCCGACATCGAGGCCTGCCTCGACGGCCAGCCGGTCGCGGCCACGGCGGCCATGGCCTCCGTGGGCTACGGCGGCTACCCCGACGACCAGCCGACGACGGCCCTGCGCTCCGACGGTCACGCGGGCGCGACCACACTGCTGCCGCCGGCCAACCCGGACGACAGCGGCTTCGGCTACGACGACCGTCCGGACCGGCGCCGCCAGAAGAAGTCCAACACCTCCACGATCCTGCTGGTCGTCGCGGCCGTCCTGGTCCTCGTCGGCGCCATCCTGATCGGGCGGTTCGCGTTCAGCGGCAACGGCGGTGTGGGCAACGACACGGTGCCGGTACCGAACCTCGTCGGCCAGACCGAAGCCGATGCCAGAAAGCTCCTGGCCAACAGCGAGCTGGAGGTCGGAACGGTCACGCAGAAGCCCTGCGAGGAGGAGAAGAAGGGCAACGTCTGCTCGCAGGACCCGCAGCCCAAGACGGAGGTCGACAAGAACACCACCGTCAACCTCGTGGTGTCGACGGGTGCGCCGAAGGTGGCGGTGCCGAACGTGATCGACAAGAACGTCGACACGGCAACGCAGCAACTGGAGGACAAGGGCTTCAAGGTCGAGACCGAGACGACGGAGTCCTCCTCCCAGGAGACGGGCACGGTGCTCAGCCAGGACCCCGACCCGGGCACGGAGTTGGAGAAGGGCTCCACGGTGACGCTGGAGGTCGCCAAGGCCGAGGAGAAGGCGACCGTCCCGAGCGTCGTCGGCCTGAGCTGTGCGGACGCCCAGAAGCGGATGCAGGACAACAACCTCACGGGCATCTGCGACGAAACACCGGTCACCGATCCCAACCAGGCCGACAAGGTCATCGAGACCACGCCGGCGCCGGGCTCCCAGGTCGACAGGGACTCGACGGTGACCATGAAGGTCGGCAAGCTGCAGCAGAAGACCCAGGTGCCGGAGGCCCGCAACCAGACGGTCGCCCAGGCGAAGCAGACGCTGCAAGCACAGGGCTTCACCAACATCCAGTTCGCCAACGGCAGCGACCAGAGCGACACCGCTCTCGTCATAAACCAGGATCCGGCTCCCGGCACCGAGGTCGACGACCCGGCCGCGACGCCGATCACGCTGACGACCGTGAACCTCGGCGGCAACAACGGAGGCAACGGCAACGGCGGCTTCATCGGCGGCGGCGACGGAGACTGA
- a CDS encoding class E sortase — protein MAATTDREEHTDAAPEAPEPRRRGPGPIAMAVSVFGELLITAGLVLGLFVVYSLWWTNVLADRKADQEGNKVRDNWATNESTGPGALDTRDGIGFLHVPAMTKGEILIKKGTSSELLNDGVAGYYTDPVKATLPSSGKNGNFSLAAHRDGHGAKFHGIHKLKKGDPIVFETKDKWYVYKAYAILPETSKYNVKVLDAIPKESGRTKAGKYITLTTCTPVFTSRYRYVVWGELERVEKVDSERTPPKELRR, from the coding sequence GTGGCAGCGACCACCGATCGTGAAGAGCACACCGACGCCGCCCCCGAGGCGCCCGAGCCACGGCGCCGCGGACCCGGCCCGATCGCCATGGCGGTCAGTGTCTTCGGTGAACTCCTCATCACCGCGGGCCTGGTGCTCGGCCTGTTCGTCGTCTACTCGCTGTGGTGGACGAACGTCCTCGCCGACCGCAAGGCGGACCAGGAGGGCAACAAGGTCCGCGACAACTGGGCCACCAACGAGTCGACCGGCCCCGGCGCGCTGGACACCAGGGACGGCATCGGCTTCCTGCATGTGCCCGCGATGACCAAGGGCGAGATCCTGATCAAGAAGGGCACGTCGTCGGAGCTCCTCAACGACGGTGTCGCTGGCTACTACACCGACCCCGTCAAGGCGACCCTGCCCAGCAGCGGCAAGAACGGCAACTTCTCGCTCGCCGCGCACCGCGACGGCCACGGCGCGAAGTTCCACGGCATCCACAAGCTGAAGAAGGGCGACCCGATTGTCTTCGAGACGAAGGACAAGTGGTACGTCTACAAGGCCTACGCCATCCTTCCCGAGACCTCGAAGTACAACGTCAAGGTCCTCGACGCGATCCCCAAGGAGTCCGGCCGCACGAAGGCCGGCAAGTACATCACCCTGACCACCTGCACGCCGGTCTTCACCAGCCGCTACCGGTACGTGGTGTGGGGCGAGTTGGAGCGCGTGGAGAAGGTGGACAGCGAGCGGACACCGCCGAAGGAGCTGCGCCGCTAG
- a CDS encoding class E sortase, translating to MTALRPERESGATAYGDAGDQGTSYGQQPYEEPGALGDWYGQQPYEAPVGGASLGEVPLGAAPVDEETMALRIPDPSGGSTAGTTAATGTTGATAGARATGTTSGGRAARRKAAKRRHRRHAGHAAHAGPPGEPSKDDERGRPLSRVEARRLARARKPGPAVIASRLIGEVFITTGVLMLLFVTYQLWWTNVRAHAQAGNEASQLQDDWANGKRNPGAFQPGQGFALLHIPKLDVVVPIAEGISNDKVLDRGMVGHYAEGALKTAMPDAKSGNFGLAGHRNTHGEPFRYINRLQPGDPIVVETQDRYYVYDMASILPVTSPSNVSVLDPIPPGSGFTKPGRYITLTTCTPEFTSKYRMIVWGKMVEERPRSKGKPDALVS from the coding sequence GTGACCGCCTTGCGCCCCGAGCGTGAGTCCGGCGCGACCGCCTACGGCGACGCCGGCGACCAGGGCACCTCGTACGGGCAGCAGCCGTACGAGGAGCCGGGTGCGCTCGGGGACTGGTACGGGCAGCAGCCGTACGAGGCACCGGTGGGCGGGGCATCGCTGGGTGAGGTGCCGCTCGGCGCCGCCCCGGTGGACGAGGAGACGATGGCCCTGCGGATACCGGATCCGTCGGGTGGGTCGACAGCGGGCACAACAGCCGCCACAGGAACCACAGGCGCCACAGCAGGCGCCAGAGCCACCGGAACCACCTCGGGTGGCCGCGCGGCCCGCAGAAAGGCCGCCAAGCGCCGCCACCGGCGCCACGCGGGCCACGCCGCCCATGCCGGCCCGCCCGGGGAGCCCTCGAAGGACGACGAGCGGGGCCGCCCGCTCTCCCGCGTCGAGGCCCGCCGGCTCGCCCGGGCCCGCAAGCCCGGCCCCGCGGTCATCGCCAGTCGGCTGATAGGTGAGGTGTTCATCACCACCGGCGTGCTGATGCTCCTGTTCGTCACCTACCAGCTGTGGTGGACCAACGTCCGGGCGCACGCCCAGGCCGGCAACGAGGCCAGCCAGCTCCAGGACGACTGGGCGAACGGCAAGCGCAACCCCGGTGCCTTCCAGCCCGGGCAGGGCTTCGCGCTGCTGCACATCCCCAAGCTGGACGTCGTCGTGCCGATCGCCGAGGGCATCAGCAACGACAAGGTGCTCGACCGGGGCATGGTCGGCCACTACGCCGAGGGCGCGCTGAAGACGGCGATGCCGGACGCCAAGAGCGGCAACTTCGGGCTGGCCGGGCACCGCAACACCCACGGCGAGCCGTTCCGGTACATCAACAGACTTCAGCCCGGCGATCCGATCGTCGTCGAGACGCAGGACAGGTACTACGTCTACGACATGGCGTCGATCCTGCCGGTGACCTCGCCGAGCAACGTGAGCGTCCTCGACCCGATCCCCCCGGGATCGGGCTTCACCAAGCCCGGCCGCTACATCACCCTCACGACGTGCACGCCGGAGTTCACCAGCAAGTACCGGATGATCGTCTGGGGCAAGATGGTCGAGGAACGGCCGCGCAGCAAGGGCAAGCCGGATGCGCTCGTCAGTTAA
- a CDS encoding aminodeoxychorismate/anthranilate synthase component II, whose amino-acid sequence MSARILVVDNYDSFVFNLVQYLYQLGAECEVLRNDEVSTAHANDGFDGVLLSPGPGAPEQAGVCIDMVRHCAATGVPVFGVCLGMQSMQVAYGGVVDRAPELLHGKTSLVEHEGKGVFAGLPSPFTATRYHSLAAEPPTVPAELEVTARTHDGIIMGLRHRELPVEGVQFHPESVLTEHGHRMLANWLVECGDEGAVARSAGLAPVVGRSTA is encoded by the coding sequence GTGAGCGCGCGCATTCTCGTCGTCGACAACTACGACAGTTTCGTCTTCAACCTGGTCCAGTACCTGTACCAGCTGGGCGCCGAGTGCGAGGTCCTGCGCAACGACGAGGTCTCGACGGCACACGCCAACGACGGCTTCGACGGCGTGCTGCTGTCGCCCGGCCCCGGCGCCCCCGAGCAGGCCGGCGTCTGCATCGACATGGTCCGGCACTGCGCCGCCACCGGCGTGCCCGTCTTCGGCGTCTGCCTCGGCATGCAGTCGATGCAGGTGGCGTACGGCGGTGTCGTGGACCGTGCGCCCGAGCTGCTGCACGGCAAGACCTCGCTGGTCGAGCACGAGGGCAAGGGCGTCTTCGCGGGCCTGCCCTCGCCGTTCACGGCGACCCGCTACCACTCCCTGGCCGCCGAGCCGCCCACCGTGCCGGCCGAGCTGGAGGTCACCGCGCGCACGCACGACGGCATCATCATGGGCCTGAGGCACCGTGAACTCCCTGTCGAGGGCGTGCAGTTCCACCCCGAGTCGGTGCTGACCGAGCACGGTCACCGGATGCTGGCCAACTGGCTGGTGGAGTGCGGCGACGAGGGCGCGGTGGCGAGGTCGGCGGGGCTTGCCCCGGTGGTGGGCAGGTCCACGGCGTGA